The following DNA comes from Picosynechococcus sp. PCC 7003.
TAGCGAGCTGAGAGACAACCCAGGGCCAGCCAGGGCGAGAATTTTGAGGAGTAATCTGCCCCTAACAAACCATTGCGGGTTTCTTTGTAAATCTTGAGGCGATCGCCTTCCCAGAAATAGGCTTGGAGCCGTTGCAAACCAGCGGTTTCACCGCCTTTGAACGGGAACACCCCACGGGGATCGGTGGTCTGAGGCGTTAGGCCCAAATCCTGGAGGCTGGGAATCTCGCCAGAGTCAAGGGTTTCCGGGAGCGGTGGCAATTGGGTCGGTGTGGGTACCGGAGAGGCGATCGCCGCATACTTTTCCACATCCTTACGAAATTGAGTAAAAACCTCCGGTACTTCGTTAATACCAAAGGGCAAATCCCCTGGATCATGGAGGGTCGTCCCCCAAAAGGTTTCCACTTGAACGCCCCGTTGTTGGAGGGCCTGGCGCAGTTTCCGTTCAACGCGGGTTTCCTCTGCCGTCACCTCTTGGTGCCAATAAACAGCGTCAATTTCCCACTGGACACAGAGATCGGGAATGAGTTTTTCGGGTTTGCCTTGGCCCACAATCAAATCACTCCCCTTGCCCCGGAGGTTTTGCCGTAGATCTGTCACTGCTTCCCGGAGAAACTGTCCCCGAAAAGCACCCGTTTTCGGTAAATCTAGCAGGGTCGTCCCAAATTCCCGTGGGTCAAAGCAGTAAAGGGGAAAAATCTGGGCCTGTTGTGCCAGGGCTGCCTGGAGTGGCTGGTGGTCATGGAGCCGGAGATCGCGGCGATACCAAAGCAGAATATTGACAGAGGGCATTGTAATCTAACGAACGATAAGGCAGAAGCCCATAAGGTAACGTTAATTGCCACTCAGATTCAAACGACATATCCATTGGCGCGCCACATTTTTAGCCCAGCATCTCGACCCCCAAACGTCAGTCTATCCCAGGGAAGTCGGCCAAGGCCCCCACTGTAGTCTTTTGATGGTCTGAGGTTGCGACAAATTTACACAGGGGCGATCGCCTTTTCCGGTTCGTTCAATAGAGAAAATCTTTAAGGGCAGCGATTACCCCCTGGGGATTGCTTAACTGGGGAAAATGCCCCTTGGCGTCGATCCAGTGGAGTTGACTACCACGGATGGTTCGGTGGAGATATTCGCTCACAGCCTTTGCAACAAAAGGATCATTCTCCGCTTGCAAAATTAATGTTGGGATCTTGAGTTGGCTAACCTCGCGACGGTAATCAGATTGGAGAATCAAAGAAAAGATCAAAAAAGCATAATCGGGCCGTAGTCGGAGGAGCGTCTTGGAAAATTCCGCCGATAGTAACGGCTGCTTCGGGGTATTCATAATCGATGGCGCATATTTACGCACCCATTGGGAATAGTTCTGGGTCATTTCCGCCAATATTGCATCGGCTGTGGCTTGATCAAAACTTCCCACATAATTTTGGTCATGAATGTACCGGGGTGAGGCACTAATAAACACTAAACGGGTAATGAGATTGGGGTGCTTGAGAGCCACCAGGGTTGCGGTCATACTACTAACCGAATGGGCAACCAGTTGCACTTCTTCAAGATCGAGGGCATCGCAAATGTCGATGATGTCCTGGGCATAACTTTCGAGACGTGTGTGATGTAATGTCTCGTTTTCGTTGGCCTGCGATCGCCCACAACCTGGCAAATCAAAAAGCACCAAACGGTAGTCCGCCGCAAAGGCCGGGGCCACCAGACGCCAACTGGTTTGGTCACTGCCAAAGCCATGGGCAAAGAGTAGCACCTTTTCTGAAGTGGCATTGCCGAGGATTTGAACATTATGTTTAGTGAGGATATCGGCGGTCATATCGGCAAAATTTTCCTGAGAAAGAGGTTACTAATCTAGGGACTCTAAAAGTTCTCCAGACTCCATAAGAAGGTTGCTCAGTTCGTGAAGCTACTTTGCAAACCTACCCACCCAGGGCTGGATTGGCCATAGATTTGAACATAACGTTACTGAAGTTGCAACTGAGAACAATGGCAAAGGGTTTATGGCGATCGCCTTGGATTTGGGTTGGGTTAATTTGCCTTG
Coding sequences within:
- a CDS encoding alpha/beta fold hydrolase; translation: MTADILTKHNVQILGNATSEKVLLFAHGFGSDQTSWRLVAPAFAADYRLVLFDLPGCGRSQANENETLHHTRLESYAQDIIDICDALDLEEVQLVAHSVSSMTATLVALKHPNLITRLVFISASPRYIHDQNYVGSFDQATADAILAEMTQNYSQWVRKYAPSIMNTPKQPLLSAEFSKTLLRLRPDYAFLIFSLILQSDYRREVSQLKIPTLILQAENDPFVAKAVSEYLHRTIRGSQLHWIDAKGHFPQLSNPQGVIAALKDFLY
- a CDS encoding DASH family cryptochrome: MPSVNILLWYRRDLRLHDHQPLQAALAQQAQIFPLYCFDPREFGTTLLDLPKTGAFRGQFLREAVTDLRQNLRGKGSDLIVGQGKPEKLIPDLCVQWEIDAVYWHQEVTAEETRVERKLRQALQQRGVQVETFWGTTLHDPGDLPFGINEVPEVFTQFRKDVEKYAAIASPVPTPTQLPPLPETLDSGEIPSLQDLGLTPQTTDPRGVFPFKGGETAGLQRLQAYFWEGDRLKIYKETRNGLLGADYSSKFSPWLALGCLSARYIAAQVEEYENRRIANNSTYWLIFELLWRDYFRWICAKHGNQIFQPEGLQGVAIPWKQDYEAFELWRTGQTGIPFVDANMRELLYTGFMSNRGRQNVGSFLTKNLGIDWRWGAAWFESQLIDYDVCSNWGNWNYTAGVGNDARGFRYFNIPKQAKDYDPQGDYVRHWLPELAALPGEQIHQPWRLPVKELGDRQIILGETYPKPLVDLQISVQENERIYQKALGLAPKSKSRKPSKNFKRNQDTPKARWRR